The Miscanthus floridulus cultivar M001 chromosome 17, ASM1932011v1, whole genome shotgun sequence genome has a window encoding:
- the LOC136517284 gene encoding pentatricopeptide repeat-containing protein At1g15510, chloroplastic-like has translation MPPLPTKPALNPVLLPLASLALPRALPPIRLHAEKRLRRLSSAAVSAAASTSSSADLSAELRALCSHGQLAQALWLLESSAEPPDEDAYVALFRLCEWRRAVELGLRACAHVDDRHAWFGLRLGNAMLSMLVRFGETWHAWRVFAKMPERDVFSWNVMVGGYGKAGLLEEALDLYHRMMWAGVRPDVYTFPCVLRSCGGVPDWRMGREVHAHVLRFGFGEEVDVLNALMTMYSKCGDVVAARKVFDNMTVMDCISWNAMIAGHFENGECNAGLELFLTMLQDEVQPNLMTITSVTVASGLLSDITFAKEMHGLAVKRGFATDVAFCNSLIQMYASLGMMGQARTVFSRMDARDALSWTAMISGYEKNGFPDKALEVYALMEVNNVSPDDITIASALAACACLGRLDVGVKLHELAESKGFMSYVVVRNALLEMYAKSKRIDKAIEVFKCMPEKDVVSWSSMIAGFCFNHRNFEALYYFRHMLADVKPNSVTFIAALAACAATGALRSGKEIHAHVLRCGIAYEGYLPNALIDLYVKCGQTGYAWAQFCAHGAKDVVSWNIMIAGFVAHGHGDAALSFFNQMVKIGECPDEVTFVALLCACSRGGMVSEGWELFHSMTEKYCIVPNLKHYACMVDLLSRVGQLTEAYNFINEMPITPDAAVWGALLNGCRIHRHVELGELAAKYVLELEPNDAGYHVLLCDLYADAGIWNKLARVRKTMREKGLDHDSGCSWVEVKGVVHAFLTDDESHPQIREINTVLEGIYERMKASGCAPVESHSPEDKVLKDDIFCGHSERLAVAFGLINTTYGTSISVTKNQYTCQSCHRILKMISNIVRRDIIVRDSKQLHHFKDGSCSCGDEGLG, from the coding sequence ATGCCGCCGCTGCCCACTAAGCCCGCACTCAATCCAGTGCTCCTCCCACTCGCCTCCCTTGCCTTGCCGCGCGCCCTCCCGCCGATCCGCCTCCACGCAGAGAAGCGCCTACGCCGTCTCAGCTCGGCCGCCGTCTCGGCGGCggcgtccacctcctcctccgcggACCTGAGCGCGGAGCTGCGAGCGCTCTGCTCCCATGGACAGCTCGCGCAGGCGCTCTGGCTCCTCGAGTCCTCGGCGGAGCCGCCCGACGAGGACGCCTACGTCGCTCTGTTCCGCCTCTGCGAGTGGCGCCGCGCGGTGGAACTGGGGCTGCGCGCGTGCGCACACGTGGACGACCGGCACGCGTGGTTCGGGCTCCGCCTCGGGAACGCCATGCTCAGCATGCTCGTCAGGTTCGGGGAGACGTGGCACGCGTGGAGGGTGTTCGCCAAGATGCCCGAGCGGGACGTCTTCTCTTGGAACGTCATGGTGGGCGGGTACGGGAAGGCCGGGTTGCTGGAAGAGGCGCTGGACCTGTACCACAGGATGATGTGGGCAGGTGTGAGGCCGGACGTGTACACGTTCCCCTGCGTGCTGCGGAGCTGTGGGGGCGTCCCAGACTGGAGGATGGGGAGGGAGGTGCATGCGCATGTTCTTCGGTTTGGGTTTGGGGAGGAGGTCGATGTCCTGAATGCACTCATGACCATGTACTCCAAGTGTGGGGACGTTGTGGCTGCGCGCAAGGTGTTTGACAATATGACCGTGATGGACTGTATCTCATGGAATGCCATGATTGCTGGGCATTTTGAGAATGGTGAGTGCAATGCGGGGCTGGAGTTGTTTCTTACCATGCTGCAGGATGAGGTTCAGCCTAACCTCATGACAATAACTAGTGTGACTGTTGCATCAGGCTTGTTATCTGACATAACTTTTGCAAAAGAAATGCATGGGCTTGCAGTGAAGAGGGGTTTTGCCACTGATGTTGCATTCTGTAACTCTTTGATTCAGATGTATGCGAGTCTCGGTATGATGGGGCAAGCAAGAACAGTGTTCTCAAGAATGGATGCTAGAGATGCCTTGTCATGGACAGCTATGATATCTGGGTATGAGAAAAATGGTTTCCCAGATAAAGCTCTTGAAGTGTATGCACTTATGGAAGTGAACAATGTAAGTCCTGATGATATTACTATTGCAAGTGCCCTTGCTGCTTGTGCTTGCTTGGGGAGGTTGGATGTCGGCGTCAAGTTGCATGAGCTTGCCGAGAGCAAGGGATTCATGAGCTATGTCGTAGTTAGAAATGCACTCCTTGAAATGTATGCAAAGTCCAAGCGTATTGATAAGGCTATTGAAGTTTTTAAGTGCATGCCTGAGAAGGACGTAGTATCATGGAGTTCAATGATCGCAGGATTTTGCTTCAACCATAGGAACTTTGAGGCTCTTTACTATTTCAGGCATATGCTGGCAGATGTAAAGCCTAATTCTGTCACTTTTATCGCTGCTCTTGCTGCTTGTGCTGCTACTGGGGCTTTGAGGAGTGGTAAGGAGATCCATGCACATGTTTTAAGGTGTGGTATTGCATATGAAGGTTATTTGCCCAATGCCCTTATTGACTTGTATGTAAAATGTGGCCAGACAGGCTATGCTTGGGCACAGTTCTGTGCACACGGTGCAAAGGATGTTGTGTCGTGGAATATCATGATTGCAGGTTTTGTTGCTCATGGTCATGGGGATGCTGCTTTATCGttcttcaatcaaatggtgaaaATAGGAGAATGCCCAGATGAAGTTACATTTGTTGCCCTGCTATGTGCGTGTAGTAGGGGTGGAATGGTCAGTGAAGGTTGGGAGCTTTTTCACAGCATGACTGAGAAATACTGTATTGTTCCAAATCTCAAGCACTATGCATGCATGGTGGATCTTCTAAGTCGTGTTGGGCAACTGACAGAAGCTTACAACTTCATAAATGAAATGCCTATCACACCAGATGCTGCAGTTTGGGGAGCCTTGCTAAATGGATGCCGGATACACCGGCATGTTGAACTTGGGGAGCTTGCTGCAAAATATGTCCTTGAATTGGAGCCTAATGATGCTGGATATCATGTTCTTTTGTGTGATCTGTATGCTGATGCTGGTATATGGAATAAATTGGCTAGGGTGAGGAAAACCATGCGGGAGAAAGGACTGGATCATGATTCTGGATGTAGCTGGGTTGAGGTTAAAGGAGTGGTCCATGCATTTCTTACGGATGATGAATCACATCCACAGATCAGAGAAATAAATACTGTTCTAGAAGGAATATATGAGCGGATGAAAGCATCTGGATGTGCTCCTGTTGAATCTCATTCTCCAGAAGATAAAGTATTGAAGGATGACATCTTTTGTGGTCACAGCGAAAGACTTGCTGTTGCTTTTGGTTTGATCAATACCACATATGGCACCTCAATTTCTGTCACCAAAAACCAGTACACATGTCAGAGTTGTCACAGGATATTGAAGATGATTTCTAACATAGTACGAAGAGATATAATTGTTAGGGACAGTAAGCAACTCCACCATTTTAAGGATGGAAGTTGTTCGTGTGGAGATGAAGGTTTGGGGTGA